One region of Oceanipulchritudo coccoides genomic DNA includes:
- a CDS encoding CgeB family protein produces MTDIQRILCIGSYRLPSNALLRTRAFARLGYSVESVDSTFRGMRLRRISPLLAQTVTRWVLNRRIRRLLAHFQPDLVFFEKNLWMTPADLDSLRKLGKDGMKLVHYNPDDPFGEFSAVWSHFIETIPCYDVHFVPKAENVTEYEGRGGKRVYPFDRSFDLEMNKPVELGPDDKEVYGCPVGFIGSWAVHREEMIARLVREGIPVAIWGKNWEKGRYWDELKEHWRGPPRLGEDYTKAICGMEIALHFLRRENRDLQDSRTFEIPACGTFMLAERTPDHERLFRDGQEAVFFDDFDDLFEKTNFYMNHENIRQQIAKAGRSRCLESGYSHDCRMKGLISLIEETK; encoded by the coding sequence ATGACGGACATCCAACGAATTCTTTGCATCGGTTCCTACCGGTTGCCATCCAATGCCCTTCTACGCACCCGTGCATTTGCCAGATTGGGATATTCCGTTGAATCGGTCGACAGCACCTTCCGTGGAATGCGGCTGAGGAGAATATCCCCGCTTCTTGCCCAGACGGTCACCCGATGGGTGTTGAACCGGAGAATCAGGCGTCTTCTTGCCCATTTCCAGCCGGACCTCGTCTTCTTTGAGAAAAATCTTTGGATGACTCCCGCTGATCTGGACTCCCTGCGAAAGTTGGGAAAGGACGGGATGAAACTCGTCCACTATAACCCGGATGACCCTTTTGGCGAATTCTCTGCTGTATGGAGCCATTTCATCGAGACGATTCCCTGTTATGACGTCCATTTCGTTCCCAAGGCCGAGAATGTTACGGAATACGAGGGTAGAGGGGGTAAGCGGGTTTATCCGTTCGACCGGTCATTCGACCTGGAGATGAACAAGCCAGTTGAGTTGGGTCCGGATGACAAGGAAGTGTATGGGTGCCCCGTCGGTTTCATCGGATCCTGGGCGGTTCACCGGGAAGAAATGATTGCCCGCCTTGTCAGGGAGGGAATTCCTGTGGCAATTTGGGGGAAGAACTGGGAGAAGGGTCGCTATTGGGATGAGCTAAAGGAGCACTGGAGAGGCCCCCCCAGATTGGGAGAGGACTACACGAAAGCCATTTGTGGAATGGAAATTGCCCTGCACTTTCTGCGTCGTGAAAATCGTGATTTGCAGGATAGCCGGACCTTTGAGATTCCTGCCTGCGGGACCTTTATGCTTGCCGAAAGGACGCCCGACCACGAACGCCTTTTCAGGGATGGACAAGAGGCCGTATTTTTTGATGATTTTGATGATCTTTTCGAAAAGACGAACTTTTACATGAATCATGAAAATATCAGACAGCAGATTGCCAAAGCAGGACGGAGCCGTTGTTTGGAATCGGGCTATTCACATGATTGCCGGATGAAGGGGTTAATTTCACTGATTGAAGAAACAAAATGA
- a CDS encoding alpha-1,2-fucosyltransferase gives MLLSGGLGNQLFQYAFARSLSLRSGAKLILDTGTFFKIDHRYKRQYALDAFTCDSSVRKFGGSGPFGRFYRRCWMQAEKGQPFSRRRFVDEPRPLGYYPEYGAWKLDRSACLSGYWQCPEYFRECEPQLREDLRFVEPLSGESSKLVEELEESTSVAVHLRRLDFGTKLTMRYYKSAIEQMRKRFGNARFFIFSDDPQWWIEEGQCGNEFVLMSAGNRSAMEDFQLMTHCRHFIIANSSFSWWAAWLGSATDKCVIAPPTNSWLNPNTIPEEWEVIQ, from the coding sequence ATGCTTCTCTCCGGGGGGTTGGGAAATCAACTTTTCCAGTATGCCTTTGCCCGTTCCTTGAGCCTTCGCAGCGGTGCAAAACTCATTCTGGATACAGGGACCTTTTTCAAGATCGATCATCGTTATAAACGCCAATATGCCCTTGATGCCTTCACCTGTGACAGCAGCGTCAGGAAATTCGGCGGTAGTGGCCCTTTTGGGCGTTTCTATCGGCGCTGCTGGATGCAGGCCGAAAAAGGCCAGCCATTTTCAAGGCGACGGTTTGTCGACGAGCCCCGTCCCCTCGGCTACTATCCTGAGTATGGAGCATGGAAACTGGACCGTTCGGCCTGTCTGTCCGGATATTGGCAGTGCCCCGAGTATTTCCGCGAATGTGAACCACAATTGCGGGAAGACTTGCGTTTTGTCGAACCACTATCCGGAGAGTCCTCGAAACTTGTGGAAGAACTTGAGGAATCCACTTCTGTTGCTGTGCACCTTCGGAGATTGGATTTTGGGACCAAGTTGACAATGAGGTACTATAAATCTGCAATCGAGCAAATGCGGAAGCGCTTTGGTAATGCCAGGTTTTTCATCTTCAGCGATGATCCTCAGTGGTGGATTGAGGAGGGCCAATGTGGAAATGAATTCGTGCTCATGAGTGCCGGAAACCGAAGTGCAATGGAGGACTTTCAGCTAATGACCCATTGCCGGCATTTCATAATTGCCAACAGCTCATTCAGTTGGTGGGCCGCCTGGCTGGGTTCTGCTACCGACAAGTGCGTCATCGCACCGCCTACAAATTCCTGGCTCAATCCAAATACCATTCCGGAGGAATGGGAAGTAATCCAGTAA
- a CDS encoding class I SAM-dependent methyltransferase, which produces MANIAPAPSRKLNWVSSVEERNSASLSNLESKMSDYYLRGQYYEDIVQGTTLWNKPGEAPFHQDIIERVKGRSLLEIGCGTSQILSTGAINYEDYSGCDFSPEIMSKSAKAFPGGTFKTLEEGGMLPFPDAAFEAVFSVFVLEHAVYPNRFIDESMRVLKPGGTWILLCPDFLGKNRMTSQRAGFSLGSGMQKLRKGRILDAFLTAIDVRLRIPAACRRLRGIADQKPAFFVNLSPVCFCEESFRPDVDAIYLTYSREIMEYSRKHLEFEELPESLSKAADLSRLIYLVARKRES; this is translated from the coding sequence ATGGCTAATATTGCACCTGCACCATCCCGGAAACTCAACTGGGTTTCCTCCGTCGAGGAAAGAAATTCGGCAAGCTTGTCGAATTTGGAATCCAAAATGAGCGACTACTATTTGCGCGGCCAGTACTATGAGGATATTGTCCAAGGAACCACACTTTGGAACAAACCCGGTGAAGCCCCATTTCATCAGGATATAATTGAGCGGGTTAAGGGTAGGAGCTTGTTGGAGATCGGATGTGGAACCTCGCAAATCCTGAGCACAGGCGCAATCAACTATGAAGATTATTCCGGCTGTGATTTCTCGCCTGAAATCATGTCGAAGAGCGCCAAGGCCTTTCCGGGCGGAACATTCAAAACACTGGAAGAGGGGGGGATGCTCCCATTTCCCGACGCGGCATTTGAAGCGGTATTTTCGGTTTTCGTGCTGGAGCATGCGGTCTATCCCAATCGATTTATTGATGAAAGCATGCGGGTATTAAAGCCTGGCGGGACATGGATTCTCTTATGCCCAGACTTTCTGGGGAAGAACCGGATGACATCCCAGCGCGCAGGGTTTTCCCTCGGCTCGGGAATGCAAAAACTCAGGAAGGGTCGCATTCTCGATGCATTCCTGACCGCAATTGATGTTCGCTTGAGGATTCCGGCGGCTTGCAGGAGATTGCGAGGGATCGCTGATCAGAAACCCGCATTTTTTGTGAACCTAAGTCCTGTTTGTTTTTGTGAAGAGAGTTTTCGCCCCGATGTGGATGCCATCTACCTGACCTACAGTCGGGAGATAATGGAATATTCACGGAAGCACCTTGAGTTTGAGGAACTTCCTGAATCGCTAAGCAAGGCGGCAGACCTGAGCAGGCTGATCTATCTTGTGGCTCGTAAACGTGAATCCTAG
- a CDS encoding lipopolysaccharide biosynthesis protein, whose product MIPRKSRRKAAVWGLMFSYSSIVYAIISGIALVPLYLRHIPLDLYGAWLATGNVLVWLTVVDPGIASVITQRAGVAYGKKDNLALMGYTTAGLLITLGICVFIVGTGWGISFYLPDWVNLSNESTSIILRKAFLMAISGTAIMILSYALSAVNYGMLGSLGPGIVGVISSFGSLIVIAVLIFADYGLYAIAAGFLFRGSGLLLGNSGYLLWRLHKEGIKPAFSISKFGEVLSLLSFTSIGKVGTTFSSHMDAFLISRFIGPETVAVYVLTKRSFNIGETLLNRTGQAVGVGISHLSGEGDYVKIRSVIRRLIKLNIWMLGLAFGGFLSLNKTFVSLWVGEEFFAGTLISSLLCFYLVSRVMLTVMSSLCVSLGDIKRSSVVIFTYSILVFAILLAGIYYLGILGAIIAPLVGYSVVYFWYYPKSLSKRARLIKSDWIEFGIEVIKAATCAILLSFFFFFYQPAQWLLFGLAAGTYALSYGLLICSVSKEARVEFSSLLTVIAAKVREIKHARAR is encoded by the coding sequence ATGATCCCCCGTAAAAGCCGCCGGAAAGCCGCTGTGTGGGGACTCATGTTTTCATACTCAAGCATAGTCTACGCGATCATTTCAGGAATCGCTCTGGTTCCGCTCTATCTTAGACATATTCCTCTCGACCTCTACGGAGCCTGGTTGGCCACTGGCAATGTACTTGTCTGGCTTACTGTCGTCGACCCAGGCATTGCCAGTGTTATCACTCAACGCGCAGGAGTAGCCTACGGGAAAAAAGACAATCTTGCACTGATGGGGTACACCACTGCTGGGCTGCTTATAACCCTTGGCATTTGCGTGTTTATTGTGGGGACTGGTTGGGGCATCTCTTTCTATCTGCCCGATTGGGTGAATCTTTCAAATGAAAGCACATCAATCATTTTGAGAAAGGCCTTTCTGATGGCTATTTCGGGAACAGCCATCATGATCCTTTCGTATGCTTTAAGCGCCGTTAATTATGGCATGCTTGGTAGCCTAGGGCCGGGGATCGTTGGAGTGATATCGAGTTTCGGCTCATTAATAGTTATCGCCGTTTTGATATTTGCTGATTACGGACTTTACGCGATTGCCGCCGGTTTTCTTTTCCGGGGTTCTGGATTACTGCTTGGAAATTCTGGATATCTTCTTTGGCGGTTGCACAAAGAGGGAATTAAGCCCGCATTCAGCATTTCAAAATTTGGCGAGGTTTTGAGTCTCCTGTCTTTCACCTCCATCGGGAAGGTCGGCACAACCTTCAGTTCTCATATGGACGCATTTCTAATCTCGCGTTTTATCGGACCAGAGACGGTTGCCGTTTATGTATTGACCAAGCGAAGTTTTAACATCGGGGAAACCCTTCTTAATCGTACTGGTCAGGCTGTTGGTGTTGGCATTTCCCATCTTAGTGGCGAAGGGGATTATGTGAAAATCCGAAGCGTTATAAGGCGCTTGATTAAGCTAAACATATGGATGCTGGGATTGGCCTTTGGAGGATTTCTTTCCCTCAACAAGACATTTGTTAGCCTGTGGGTTGGAGAAGAGTTCTTTGCAGGAACCCTCATCTCAAGTCTCCTATGTTTTTATCTGGTTTCGCGGGTCATGCTAACTGTCATGAGTTCACTCTGTGTTTCACTAGGCGATATCAAGCGTAGTTCAGTTGTGATATTCACTTATTCCATACTGGTGTTCGCGATTTTGTTGGCTGGAATCTATTACCTCGGAATCTTGGGCGCAATTATTGCTCCGCTGGTTGGATACAGCGTTGTATACTTCTGGTATTATCCCAAGTCCCTTTCAAAGAGAGCACGCTTGATTAAGTCCGATTGGATTGAATTCGGAATTGAGGTAATAAAAGCAGCCACTTGCGCGATTCTTCTTTCTTTCTTTTTCTTCTTTTATCAACCAGCTCAATGGCTGCTTTTTGGTCTTGCTGCAGGAACGTACGCTCTGTCCTATGGACTTTTGATTTGTTCTGTATCAAAAGAGGCAAGAGTTGAGTTTTCCTCCCTATTAACTGTTATCGCAGCCAAGGTCAGGGAAATCAAACACGCGAGAGCTCGATAG
- a CDS encoding NAD-dependent epimerase/dehydratase family protein: MKIFFTGASSFTGFWFAKTLAEAGHEVTGTFTRAGLGEYKDLYHTRTELLLPLIKPVWNCRMGSEEMLEALGAQDYDLLCLHGAVVGNHKAPDFPVMDAVQQNTLNLDEVLKVAKRAGVKSVIHTSSYFEADTGKGTKPLEAFSPYALSKTLTWHIVRFACYQAKMPLGKFVVANPFGPYEKGGFTTYLAKSWLAGEVPVVKSPDYVRDNVPVELMALCYLEFSKRIQANPHANEKMDPGYFDEPQGQFAKRFSMQMHGRLESECSVRFASQEDFSEPKIRTNSIKATSIVSDWSEDLFWDGLAAYYRC; the protein is encoded by the coding sequence ATGAAGATCTTTTTCACAGGGGCCAGTTCTTTTACCGGTTTCTGGTTTGCAAAGACTCTGGCAGAAGCAGGCCACGAAGTAACGGGCACATTCACCAGGGCAGGGCTTGGAGAGTATAAGGATTTGTATCACACGCGAACAGAACTATTGTTGCCGCTGATCAAGCCGGTTTGGAATTGTCGAATGGGGTCGGAGGAAATGCTGGAGGCCCTGGGAGCGCAGGACTATGATCTTCTCTGCTTGCACGGGGCTGTTGTCGGAAATCACAAGGCGCCTGACTTCCCAGTGATGGACGCAGTCCAACAGAATACCCTGAATCTGGATGAGGTGCTCAAGGTCGCAAAAAGGGCAGGGGTCAAATCGGTCATTCATACCAGTTCATACTTCGAGGCAGATACCGGAAAGGGCACAAAACCGCTAGAGGCATTCTCACCCTATGCACTCAGCAAAACCCTGACGTGGCATATTGTTCGGTTCGCGTGCTATCAGGCAAAAATGCCTCTAGGAAAGTTTGTCGTGGCTAATCCTTTTGGACCTTACGAGAAAGGCGGCTTTACTACTTATTTAGCAAAGAGTTGGCTTGCGGGCGAGGTGCCGGTGGTAAAGTCGCCTGATTATGTGAGGGACAATGTGCCCGTGGAACTCATGGCTCTCTGCTACCTTGAATTTTCCAAGCGAATACAGGCCAATCCGCATGCAAATGAGAAAATGGATCCCGGGTATTTCGATGAGCCTCAAGGCCAATTTGCAAAAAGGTTTTCAATGCAAATGCACGGGCGATTGGAAAGCGAATGCAGCGTCAGGTTCGCCTCACAGGAAGATTTCAGCGAACCAAAAATCCGGACAAACTCCATTAAAGCCACTTCAATTGTCTCGGATTGGTCTGAGGATCTCTTCTGGGATGGGCTTGCCGCCTACTATAGGTGCTGA
- the rfbC gene encoding dTDP-4-dehydrorhamnose 3,5-epimerase: MFEIIEEPLPGLKIVKPRQFCDDRGEFIKTFHSGLWKKLGLSFALEEEFFSVSKLNVLRGMHFQLPPHAHNKVVYCVSGSVLDVVVDLRTGSPTFGKSASIELSGDNRLIFFIPIGFAHGFLSLSDDSCMIYKTDMVYAPEHDTGIRWDSFGFNWPGDSFEISDRDQGFAKMNEFDSPFLFTR, from the coding sequence ATGTTTGAAATAATCGAAGAACCGCTTCCCGGTCTTAAGATTGTCAAGCCGCGACAATTTTGTGATGACCGTGGGGAATTTATCAAGACTTTCCATTCTGGTCTTTGGAAGAAGCTGGGACTGTCTTTTGCCTTAGAGGAAGAATTCTTCTCTGTATCCAAATTGAATGTGCTTCGAGGCATGCACTTTCAACTACCGCCTCATGCGCATAACAAGGTGGTCTATTGCGTGTCAGGTTCAGTTTTGGATGTCGTTGTAGACCTGCGAACAGGATCCCCTACGTTTGGAAAGAGCGCCTCGATTGAATTGAGCGGCGATAACCGCCTGATATTTTTCATTCCTATTGGTTTCGCCCATGGGTTTCTGTCTCTCAGCGATGACTCCTGCATGATTTACAAGACCGACATGGTATATGCGCCCGAACACGATACCGGGATTCGCTGGGACAGCTTCGGGTTCAACTGGCCGGGGGATTCTTTTGAGATTTCTGACCGGGATCAGGGGTTTGCTAAAATGAATGAGTTCGATTCACCGTTCCTATTTACACGATGA
- the rfbH gene encoding lipopolysaccharide biosynthesis protein RfbH: protein MSKSPEALKAEILKLTREYSRLVHANNRPGDDPLHPGNGQKNDSGNLSVPYAGRVFDEDEVEAAVSSTLDFWLTLGKEGDALQEELAKFLGIKKSILTNSGSSANLLAVSSLTSHKLPKEKRLRPGDEVITCAAGFPTTVSPMIQNQLVPVFLDNNPVTGNVDFSGLEEAFVPGKTKALMFAHTLGNPFDLKTAIDFCKKHDLWLIEDNCDALGCSYTMPDGTTQYTGTWGDLSTQSFYPPHHLTMGEGGAVNIRRDMKLKILVESFRDWGRDCWCASGIDNTCNKRFGWQLGELPEGYDHKYIYSHIGYNIKPLDTQAAIGRQQVKKLPKFIQARKDNWEFLRKGLAGMDEFFEFCLPTHATGWSPDGFTWDGSGCRVDCSWFGFMLLVRPEAPFTKSAFAKHLDQKKIGNRMLFGGNLVRQPAFVQLKKDYPEAFRVVGDLVGADRIMNEAIFIGVYPGLTKGQMEYMIDGIQEFVRR from the coding sequence ATGTCTAAGTCTCCAGAAGCGCTGAAAGCTGAAATCCTGAAACTGACCCGGGAATATTCCCGATTAGTTCACGCCAATAATCGCCCGGGAGACGATCCGCTGCATCCGGGAAACGGCCAGAAGAATGATTCAGGTAACCTTTCGGTTCCCTATGCCGGACGGGTCTTTGATGAGGATGAGGTGGAAGCAGCCGTTTCCTCTACGCTCGATTTCTGGCTGACACTCGGCAAGGAGGGGGATGCCCTGCAGGAGGAGCTGGCGAAGTTCCTCGGGATCAAGAAGTCTATTCTGACAAACTCCGGATCGTCGGCCAACCTGCTGGCAGTCTCATCCCTGACCTCCCACAAGCTGCCCAAGGAGAAGCGCCTGCGGCCGGGTGATGAGGTCATTACCTGCGCGGCCGGCTTCCCGACAACAGTTTCCCCGATGATACAGAACCAACTGGTACCGGTCTTTCTTGATAATAATCCGGTAACAGGGAATGTGGATTTTTCCGGATTGGAAGAGGCATTTGTTCCGGGCAAGACCAAGGCCCTCATGTTTGCCCATACCCTGGGCAATCCGTTTGATTTGAAGACAGCCATTGACTTTTGCAAGAAGCACGATCTCTGGCTGATCGAGGACAATTGCGATGCCTTGGGCTGTTCCTACACGATGCCGGATGGCACAACTCAGTACACGGGAACATGGGGCGACTTATCCACTCAGTCATTCTATCCTCCTCACCACTTGACCATGGGCGAGGGTGGAGCGGTCAATATTCGCCGCGATATGAAACTGAAGATACTCGTGGAAAGTTTCCGCGACTGGGGACGCGATTGCTGGTGTGCCAGTGGTATCGACAACACCTGCAACAAGCGCTTCGGATGGCAGCTCGGGGAATTGCCGGAGGGATACGATCACAAGTACATTTACTCCCACATCGGCTACAATATCAAACCCCTTGACACGCAGGCCGCCATTGGTCGCCAGCAGGTGAAAAAGCTTCCCAAGTTTATTCAGGCCAGAAAGGACAATTGGGAGTTTCTGCGAAAGGGCCTGGCCGGCATGGATGAGTTCTTTGAGTTCTGCCTGCCAACGCATGCCACCGGATGGTCTCCAGACGGATTTACTTGGGACGGATCCGGGTGCCGGGTGGATTGCTCCTGGTTCGGATTCATGCTGCTGGTTCGCCCAGAGGCGCCGTTTACCAAGTCAGCTTTCGCCAAGCATCTTGATCAGAAGAAAATCGGCAACCGCATGCTCTTCGGCGGTAATCTTGTTCGTCAGCCTGCCTTCGTGCAATTGAAGAAGGATTATCCTGAGGCTTTCCGTGTGGTTGGTGATTTGGTCGGAGCTGATCGTATCATGAATGAGGCGATCTTTATCGGAGTCTATCCGGGACTGACCAAGGGGCAGATGGAATATATGATAGACGGTATCCAGGAATTTGTCCGCAGGTAA
- the rfbG gene encoding CDP-glucose 4,6-dehydratase, whose amino-acid sequence MNFKELAKTYKGKRVLVTGDTGFKGSWLCEWLLMMGADIVGIGLEPDTDPSLFVQLGLEKQMDHQTLDIRDAEKVSKLVREVQPDILLHLAAQPLVRLSYDIPVETYATNVMGTVHLLNALRQLEKPCAAVFVTTDKCYENKEWLHSYREEDPMGGHDPYSSSKGACEIAIQSFRKSFFHNPLDRGIAVASARAGNVIGGGDWAEDRIVPDCIRALSREEAIPVRNRHATRPWQHVLEPLGGYLLLGADLWRGLNKESFISARLEQSQLCSAFNFGPTLDSNRPVAELVEEILKHWPGSWDDRSDPNALHEASLLNLAIDKARHVLGWEPRWDFEQTIANTVDWYRQVHDNSSNTLEMTEKQITLYSKNNV is encoded by the coding sequence ATGAATTTTAAAGAACTAGCAAAGACCTATAAGGGGAAGCGAGTTCTTGTGACCGGAGATACTGGTTTCAAGGGATCCTGGCTGTGTGAGTGGCTGCTCATGATGGGGGCGGATATCGTCGGGATTGGATTGGAGCCGGATACGGATCCGTCGCTGTTTGTCCAGTTGGGTTTGGAGAAGCAAATGGATCACCAGACACTCGATATTAGGGATGCAGAGAAGGTCAGCAAATTGGTAAGGGAGGTTCAGCCAGATATTTTGCTGCACCTGGCTGCCCAGCCGCTGGTTCGTTTGAGCTACGACATTCCTGTTGAAACCTATGCCACCAATGTCATGGGGACTGTCCATTTGCTGAATGCATTGCGTCAGCTGGAGAAGCCCTGTGCAGCGGTATTCGTGACGACCGACAAATGCTATGAGAACAAGGAATGGCTGCATAGCTATCGGGAAGAAGATCCTATGGGCGGACACGATCCCTACAGCTCCAGCAAGGGAGCGTGTGAGATCGCGATTCAATCATTTCGGAAATCATTTTTCCATAATCCCTTGGACCGGGGTATCGCTGTTGCATCCGCCCGTGCAGGAAATGTCATTGGTGGTGGTGACTGGGCGGAAGACAGGATTGTTCCGGATTGTATAAGGGCGCTTTCGCGGGAAGAGGCGATCCCAGTCCGCAATCGCCACGCCACCCGTCCGTGGCAACATGTCCTTGAGCCTCTGGGAGGGTACCTGTTGTTGGGAGCCGACCTCTGGAGGGGATTGAACAAGGAATCCTTCATCTCAGCACGGCTTGAACAATCACAATTGTGCTCTGCCTTCAATTTTGGACCCACGCTGGACTCCAACCGCCCGGTGGCGGAATTAGTTGAGGAAATCCTCAAACACTGGCCAGGCAGTTGGGATGACCGGTCAGATCCGAATGCCCTGCACGAGGCATCGCTGCTGAATCTCGCCATTGATAAGGCCCGGCATGTTTTGGGGTGGGAACCGCGTTGGGATTTTGAGCAGACAATTGCCAATACAGTCGACTGGTATCGGCAAGTTCATGACAATTCCTCGAACACCTTAGAAATGACCGAAAAGCAAATCACCCTTTATTCAAAAAATAATGTCTAA
- the rfbF gene encoding glucose-1-phosphate cytidylyltransferase, with amino-acid sequence MKAVILAGGLGTRLSEETHLKPKPMVEIGGRPVLWHIMKTYSHHGINEFIICAGYRSYVIKEYFANYFLHMSDVTFDMEHNTMEVHKKRTEPWKVTIVDTGDETMTGGRLRRVKEYIGQETFCFTYGDGVGDVDISKTIELHRNAQRKATLTAVQPPGRYGALGIEGDRITQFQEKPEGDGAWINGGYFVLEPSAIDYIAGDSMPWERDPLENLAAEKQLSVYKHKGFWRPMDTLRDKMQLEEMWEAAKAPWKVWK; translated from the coding sequence ATGAAAGCCGTAATCCTTGCAGGAGGCCTTGGAACCCGACTCTCCGAGGAAACACACCTCAAGCCGAAACCGATGGTGGAGATCGGGGGACGCCCAGTCCTCTGGCACATCATGAAAACCTACTCCCATCACGGGATCAACGAGTTCATCATCTGTGCAGGCTATCGCAGCTATGTGATCAAGGAATACTTTGCAAATTACTTTCTCCACATGTCGGATGTGACTTTTGACATGGAGCACAACACAATGGAGGTTCACAAAAAGAGAACGGAGCCATGGAAGGTGACGATTGTGGACACGGGTGATGAAACCATGACCGGTGGGCGTCTGCGGCGCGTAAAGGAATATATTGGCCAGGAAACGTTCTGTTTCACTTACGGTGATGGAGTGGGGGATGTCGATATATCCAAGACGATTGAATTGCACCGGAATGCGCAGCGCAAGGCTACTCTGACCGCTGTCCAGCCGCCTGGCCGATACGGTGCCTTGGGAATTGAGGGCGATCGAATTACCCAGTTCCAGGAAAAACCCGAGGGGGATGGAGCATGGATTAACGGTGGATACTTTGTCTTGGAGCCTTCCGCGATTGACTACATTGCCGGCGACTCGATGCCGTGGGAACGTGATCCGCTGGAAAACCTTGCCGCGGAAAAGCAGCTTTCGGTTTACAAGCACAAGGGCTTCTGGCGGCCGATGGATACGCTGCGTGATAAGATGCAGCTGGAAGAAATGTGGGAAGCTGCCAAGGCGCCCTGGAAGGTGTGGAAGTAA
- a CDS encoding class I SAM-dependent methyltransferase, whose product MNITSTLQKIASEYPPEMRKGQQKDVARMAFNVEIALEACAGKQPSDLEICDIGGGIGLFSIGCAVLGCKRSVLIDDFDDPVNHELGPSVLNLHRSKGVEVVTLDVIEKGLEGVQGPFDVITAYDTMEHWHNSPKKLFHEAIQLLKPGGAFILSGPNCANLKKRFSGLFGNSKWSSMDGWYETEKFRGHVREPDVSDLLYIGRDLGLKNLRIIGRNWMGYHSRNSVQRSLTRLMDKPLRLRPQLCSNIYLVGIKS is encoded by the coding sequence ATGAATATCACAAGTACACTGCAGAAGATAGCCAGTGAATACCCACCTGAGATGAGGAAAGGGCAGCAAAAGGATGTGGCACGTATGGCATTCAATGTTGAGATTGCCCTTGAAGCTTGTGCCGGAAAGCAGCCTTCGGATCTGGAAATTTGCGACATAGGCGGGGGAATTGGCCTGTTCTCCATCGGTTGCGCCGTACTGGGGTGCAAGCGTTCTGTTCTCATTGATGACTTTGATGACCCGGTGAACCATGAACTGGGGCCCTCCGTTTTGAATCTGCACCGGTCCAAAGGCGTTGAGGTGGTGACCCTTGATGTCATTGAGAAAGGGTTGGAAGGTGTCCAAGGACCTTTTGATGTAATTACTGCGTATGACACCATGGAACATTGGCACAATTCCCCCAAGAAGCTCTTCCACGAGGCGATACAATTGCTCAAGCCGGGAGGGGCTTTCATCCTCAGCGGCCCAAATTGTGCCAATTTGAAAAAGCGCTTTTCCGGTCTTTTTGGAAACAGCAAATGGAGCTCAATGGACGGATGGTACGAGACAGAGAAATTCCGCGGACATGTCCGTGAGCCCGATGTGTCTGACCTGCTCTACATTGGCAGGGACCTTGGCTTGAAAAATCTCCGGATAATTGGAAGAAACTGGATGGGGTATCATTCGAGGAATTCGGTACAAAGATCCCTGACCCGCCTGATGGACAAGCCATTGAGGTTGAGGCCGCAGTTGTGCAGCAATATTTATCTTGTGGGAATCAAGAGCTGA